The sequence below is a genomic window from Phycisphaerales bacterium AB-hyl4.
ACGGAATGGTTTAACGTGTTGCTGATCCTTTTGATTGCGGCCGTGGCGTCAATGTATGGGTGGCTGCTGATCAAGGAAATGAAGCGAAGCGCGTAACGATTGCGTGCCCTGCCCCCTGCCCCCCGACTTTTGACCCCTGACCCCTGCCTTTATGCAGTTCATCGACGACCTGATCAACTTCGCCGTCTTTCGCCACGCCCTGCTCACCGGGCTGATGGTTGGCGTTGTGTGTTCCGTGCTGTCGGTCATCGTCGTGCTCAAACGGATGGCGTTCATCGGACAGGGCATCAGCCATGCAGGGTTCGGCGGCGTGGGCACGGCCGTACTCATCGGACCCGCGGTTGGCAGCCTGTTTGCCCTGCCGATGCTCGACCGACTGCCATGGTGGCTGCGCGACGCTGTGCCGGCGTTTGACGACTTCGTCGTGCTCGCGTTCTGCATTGCCACTGCCGTGCTCATCGGCGTCATGACCCGCCGACGCCAACTCGAAGCCGACAGCGCCATCGGCATCCTGCTCGCGGGCACGATGGCGTGGGGCGTACTGATGACCAACATCGCCACCACGCTGCACGACACCGACTGGTGGGTCACCCGCTTCGGCGTGCGGGGCGCAGTGCCAAGCTTCGAGCAACTGCTGTTCGGCTCGTTGATGAGCGTCAGCTTTGAAGACATGTGGACCGCGCTTGTGCTCGGGCTGCTCGTGCTCACGCTGTTGGCGGTGCTCGCGAAAGAGATGCTGTTCTTCGCCTTCGACGAAACCGCCGCCCGCGTGTTCGGCGTGCGGACCACTGTGATGTACTACCTGCTGCTCGTGCTGCTGAGCCTGACCATCGTGATGTCGATGCGACTGGTCGGGTTCGTGCTCGTGTCGGCGTTGCTGGTGATCCCCGGGGCGACGGCGGTGCTGGTCAGCCAACGGCTGGGGCGGGTGCTCGTGCTGGCTGTCGCGGTTGGCGTGCTGGGCGTCGCGGGCGGGCTGGTGCTGAGTCTGGAGTTGAACCTCTCCAGCGGGGCGACGATCGTCGGTGTGCTGTGCGCGATCTTCGGCGTGACGTATGTCGGTCGGGCCGGCTTGAATCGAAGGGTGGTTCGTGCGTAGAATAGTGGTGTCAGAAGGGAAAAAAGCGCTACGGCGCTTGATCAATTTAGCCGAAGAGGTTAAATAAGGGGCATCCTCCCCTCTGCGGACGTTGGAAAACGACCGCTGTTTCGCTCTTGGTGGGATGGTCTGCCGCTGATCGATTCGGGTATCAGGCCAGGTTTTAGCCTATGCATCAGGCATAGCCGGGCTGTTTCGTTTCGCGGTGGGCACTGATTTCTGGAGAAGCTGGCATGCTTCGCGTGGGTCGCTCCGGCGGCCGACGCCTACCCGGTGATCGGGACGCGTCTGCATGCATACCTCGGCCTCCGGGAAGCATCCGGTCAGAAAGCTGAGGGTGGAGAACGCCCCGCTCGGCCACAGGCGGATCAGGTTCGCGTGAAGCGGCCTAGGTCGGTTCATACGCAGGCAAGGTGAGACAAGAGCTCAGGGGTGGTGTGGTCGGGGTGTAGCTGAGACAAGGTTCAATTGGACGTCTTATCAGACGCCTCTTAAGCCCGGCCCAGGCCGGCATGGGAGACTTGGCAACAAGATTCTGTGATGACACCGACGTGACGGGACGCTCCCGACGTCGGCTTTGATGCGGATGAACGGGCGACGCCCGTCACCACGCTTTTCTGTTGATGCTCAAGGACGAGCAAGGACCCATTCCTCCAACCCACGGCAACCGCCACGCTCGGCGGGTGCCCACGGAACTTGCCTTTCGGCAGCGACGTCATGGAGACGACAACCGGTATCCTCGAACTGTCCGGCCGATCCGACGGCCGAATCCGCACGCTCGACAGCACCTATGTCGCCAGCCCGCGCGACCCGGTCATGCCAGCCAAGCTGATCGACCGCTTCGACCTGCGGCCAGGCGTCATGGTCGAAGTCGAGCTCGGCAAGGCCATGGGCGGCGGACAGCAGAACAACGGCCACCAACAGGGCGGCCGGCGCGGTCGAAACCAGCGCGGCAACAAGAAAAAGCCGAAGCGCAACGCCATCGACCCCGCTGCCCAGCGCGTCGCCCGCGTTGTGTCCATCGAAGGTAAGGATCCGCACGAGTACGCCGACACGACGCGCTTTGAAGACCTCACCACCATCGACCCGCAGCCGCGCCTCACGCTCGAATACCCCGGCTGCCCGCCGACCTGCCGACTGATCGACCTGTTCTGCCCCATTGGATACGGGCAGCGCGGCATGATCGTCTCGCCCCCTAAGGCCGGCAAGACCACCATCCTGCAAAACCTCGCCGTCGCCATCAGCCGGAACCACCCGGACGCGAAGGTCTTCGCCCTGCTCGTTGACGAACGGCCGGAGGAAGTCACCGACTTCCGCCGCAACGTGCCCTGCACCGTCTGGGCGTCGAGCAACGACCACCCGCCGGAACGTCACGTGGGCCTGTGCGTCCTCGCCATCGAGCGATGCAAGCGCCTCGCCGAGATGGGTCAGGACGTCGTCGTCATGCTCGACTCGCTCACCCGCGTCGGCCGAGCGTTCAACACCGCGCCGGGCATGCAGGGCACGGGCCGTACGCTCTCCGGCGGCCTCGACGCGGGCGCGCTGGCGATCCCCAAGCAGCTCTTCGGCGGCGCTCGCAAGTTCGAAGAAGGCGGCTCACTCACCATCATCGCCACCGCGCTGGTCGACACCGGCTCACGCGGCGATCAGGTCATCTTCGAAGAGTTCAAAGGCACTGGCAACATGGAGCTCATCCTCGATCGCAAGATCGCCGAGCAACGTGTCTTCCCCGCCATCGACCTCGCCGCCAGCGGCACGCGTAAAGAACATCTGCTGATGAGCGAAGGCGAATTGAACACCATGGCCGCCCTTCGACGTCGGTTGCTGAACATGCAGCCGGTGATGCAGGTCGAGCAGTTGCTCAAGGCCCTCGAACGCTTCAAGACCAACGAAGAGCTCGTCGGCTCACCCCAGAGCCCCGGCAGCCGACAGGCGACCGCGCGCGTGTAACAAGCACTGTCGTGTAACAAGCACTGTTTAGCTCCGTCGCCCACGACGGAGCGCGTTTCGAAGCGTCTGCGTCCCCGCGTGAGCGCCGGGGCTAAACGTTGCGATGGATGTGTTGATATTTCGTCATTGGTGTGTCTACGCGGCCGGCATCAACACTCTTTCATACGCGATCAACCGCACGCCGTACACGTTCACCACGCCGCAGCGCGCGTAGCCGCCACGATCGTAAAACGCCCATGCGCCTGCCGGGTGGTCGTATGCGTCAAAGCGCAATGATCGACAGCCCCACGATCGCGCGAGCGCCTCGGCCTGGCTCATGCACCACCGGCCCGCGCCGTGGTGCTGCTGCCTCGGCCGTACCGCCAACGCCGTGAGGTACGCCGCCCGCGCAGTCGGCTCGTCGAAAAGATCCGGCGTCAGGTAATACGGCCCCACCTGCGACAGCGAGAACGTCGCCACCGTCTCACCACCCCACCGCACCGCATAAACATGCTTCTCCCGCACCACCCGCCGCAGCGGCGCCAACGGCGACACCTTCGCCCAATGCCCGTCGCCGAAGCGGTGATGCAGGTCGTGAGCGCACGCAGTACGAATCTGCCAGACCTCGTGCAGCAGGCGGT
It includes:
- a CDS encoding metal ABC transporter permease; this encodes MQFIDDLINFAVFRHALLTGLMVGVVCSVLSVIVVLKRMAFIGQGISHAGFGGVGTAVLIGPAVGSLFALPMLDRLPWWLRDAVPAFDDFVVLAFCIATAVLIGVMTRRRQLEADSAIGILLAGTMAWGVLMTNIATTLHDTDWWVTRFGVRGAVPSFEQLLFGSLMSVSFEDMWTALVLGLLVLTLLAVLAKEMLFFAFDETAARVFGVRTTVMYYLLLVLLSLTIVMSMRLVGFVLVSALLVIPGATAVLVSQRLGRVLVLAVAVGVLGVAGGLVLSLELNLSSGATIVGVLCAIFGVTYVGRAGLNRRVVRA
- the rho gene encoding transcription termination factor Rho translates to METTTGILELSGRSDGRIRTLDSTYVASPRDPVMPAKLIDRFDLRPGVMVEVELGKAMGGGQQNNGHQQGGRRGRNQRGNKKKPKRNAIDPAAQRVARVVSIEGKDPHEYADTTRFEDLTTIDPQPRLTLEYPGCPPTCRLIDLFCPIGYGQRGMIVSPPKAGKTTILQNLAVAISRNHPDAKVFALLVDERPEEVTDFRRNVPCTVWASSNDHPPERHVGLCVLAIERCKRLAEMGQDVVVMLDSLTRVGRAFNTAPGMQGTGRTLSGGLDAGALAIPKQLFGGARKFEEGGSLTIIATALVDTGSRGDQVIFEEFKGTGNMELILDRKIAEQRVFPAIDLAASGTRKEHLLMSEGELNTMAALRRRLLNMQPVMQVEQLLKALERFKTNEELVGSPQSPGSRQATARV
- a CDS encoding GNAT family N-acetyltransferase encodes the protein MTITIEPLTLIKLSRGDDRLLHEVWQIRTACAHDLHHRFGDGHWAKVSPLAPLRRVVREKHVYAVRWGGETVATFSLSQVGPYYLTPDLFDEPTARAAYLTALAVRPRQQHHGAGRWCMSQAEALARSWGCRSLRFDAYDHPAGAWAFYDRGGYARCGVVNVYGVRLIAYERVLMPAA